The following proteins are co-located in the Malus sylvestris chromosome 13, drMalSylv7.2, whole genome shotgun sequence genome:
- the LOC126595464 gene encoding uncharacterized protein LOC126595464: protein MWKSLHTAVATMANLFFRLSSHSPMCLLCNSAEESTKYLFLQCPWVETVWNEGSLTGGIGREGIISWVNWLNDIYDATFANRGEMIKPFSYIAITCWHIWKSRCNFIFKQQPIYPRQVIPAVHHSVGMFLEANRVPSNSLDSVSCLQDLNSMGSWDAFPLLAKCTSLGKAFQDCRWSWVPRSANKAADSLASRQSREVCDFVWVNRPPSSLVHVLCNDGLLCPH, encoded by the exons ATGTGGAAGTCTCTTCATACGGCAGTGGCAACGATGGCAAACCTGTTCTTTAGGCTCTCTTCTCATTCCCCCATGTGCCTTCTCTGTAACTCGGCTGAGGAATCAACGAAATATCTTTTTCTCCAATGTCCGTGGGTAGAGACGGTGTGGAATGAGGGAAGTTTGACTGGCGGTATTGGCAGGGAGGGGATAATTTCTTGGGTAAATTGGTTAAATGATATTTATGATGCGACTTTTGCTAACAGGGGTGAAATGATCAAACCGTTCTCATATATTGCTATTACCTGTTGGCATATTTGGAAGTCTCGGTGCAACTTTATCTTTAAGCAGCAACCAATTTACCCAAGGCAGGTTATCCCCGCTGTTCATCATTCGGTGGGTATGTTCCTAGAGGCCAATCGTGTTCCAAGTA ATTCTTTGGACTCTGTGTCTTGTCTTCAGGATCTTAATTCGATGGGCAGTTGGGATGCTTTTCCTTTGCTAGCTAAGTGCACAAGTCTGGGGAAGGCTTTCCAAGATTGccgctggtcttgggttccaagatcGGCCAACAAGGCAGCGGACAGTTTGGCGTCGCGGCAAAGTAGGGAGGTATGTGATTTTGTTTGGGTTAACCGGCCCCCATCTTCCCTTGTTCATGTTCTGTGTAATGACGGCCTCCTTTGTCCCCATTAG